From a single Anaeromicrobium sediminis genomic region:
- a CDS encoding DUF896 domain-containing protein — MITKEMIDRINALSKKSKGEGLTEDEKIEQKKLREEYIKAFKKNFRQQLENIEIVD, encoded by the coding sequence ATGATAACTAAGGAAATGATAGATAGAATTAATGCTTTATCAAAGAAGTCTAAAGGTGAAGGTCTAACGGAAGATGAAAAGATAGAACAAAAAAAATTAAGAGAAGAATATATAAAGGCCTTCAAAAAGAATTTTAGACAGCAATTAGAGAATATTGAAATAGTAGATTAA
- a CDS encoding chemotaxis protein CheW, with the protein MAEKQYVIFKLDNESYGVDIMNVKEIIEYKETVKVPNALNFIEGIINLRGEIVPIVNLKKRLKTGNTMVTNDTRVIVINIQDRQVGFMVDEASQVIRISEENIEPAPELIAGIDKRYIMGVGKLEDKIVILLDLEFILTEDEKAKIGEIRSE; encoded by the coding sequence ATGGCGGAGAAACAATATGTAATATTTAAGTTAGACAACGAGTCATATGGTGTAGATATAATGAATGTAAAAGAAATAATAGAATACAAGGAAACAGTAAAGGTACCTAATGCACTAAACTTTATTGAAGGAATTATTAATTTAAGAGGCGAGATTGTTCCAATTGTAAACTTGAAAAAGAGATTGAAGACTGGAAATACTATGGTTACTAACGATACAAGGGTAATCGTAATAAACATTCAAGATAGGCAAGTTGGTTTTATGGTAGATGAGGCTTCTCAAGTTATAAGAATCAGTGAAGAAAATATTGAACCAGCCCCAGAGTTAATAGCAGGAATTGATAAGAGATATATTATGGGAGTGGGAAAATTAGAAGACAAAATAGTTATATTATTAGACTTAGAATTTATTCTGACAGAAGATGAAAAAGCTAAAATAGGAGAAATTAGAAGTGAATAA
- a CDS encoding sensor histidine kinase: MNQIIKQTIGSIEDGRNKIFDIAEAVRTECKNIENELENVKHKAMKVIKEVDGLEVAEKNSRKRLLYVSKNFREYTEDDIKKTYEEAKNLQVEIYVKRKEEQELIQERTNLEQRLKATKEIANKADQLISKVGLAMSCLSDNLQDVVEHLEDVEYKQAIAVKVIKAQEDERQRIAREIHDGPAQSMANAVIKAEICNKLMDRDREKAKGEINNLKDVVRNSLKDIRKIIYDLRPMALDDLGLVPTLEQFILKYKQDSPVDLNFIYMGDTIEVNSTVQLVVFRIVQEALNNIRKHSNAQNAVVKIEFTDQVINLIITDDGDGFNIKEKLEANKHKKDGGFGLFIMQERVELLNGKINIRSSVGIGTSIKVCVPINKECDAFNEN; encoded by the coding sequence ATGAATCAAATAATTAAACAGACAATAGGTTCTATTGAAGATGGAAGAAATAAAATTTTTGATATAGCAGAAGCTGTAAGAACCGAATGTAAGAATATTGAAAATGAACTAGAGAATGTAAAACATAAGGCAATGAAAGTTATAAAAGAGGTGGATGGCCTAGAAGTAGCAGAGAAGAATAGTAGAAAAAGGCTCTTATATGTAAGTAAAAACTTTAGGGAATATACTGAAGATGACATAAAGAAAACTTATGAAGAAGCCAAAAACCTACAGGTGGAAATTTATGTTAAAAGGAAAGAAGAACAAGAACTTATACAAGAAAGAACTAATCTTGAACAAAGATTAAAGGCCACAAAAGAAATCGCCAATAAAGCAGACCAATTAATATCAAAAGTAGGCTTAGCCATGTCATGTTTATCGGACAATTTACAAGATGTAGTTGAACACTTAGAAGATGTGGAATATAAACAAGCAATAGCTGTAAAAGTAATAAAGGCTCAAGAGGATGAAAGGCAAAGAATAGCTAGAGAAATTCATGATGGACCAGCCCAGTCTATGGCAAATGCAGTTATAAAAGCGGAAATATGCAATAAACTTATGGATAGAGACAGGGAAAAGGCTAAGGGAGAGATAAATAATTTAAAAGATGTAGTTAGAAATTCCTTAAAGGATATTAGAAAAATTATATATGACCTAAGGCCTATGGCACTAGATGATTTAGGACTAGTTCCTACTTTAGAACAGTTCATATTAAAGTATAAACAGGATTCTCCTGTGGATTTAAATTTTATATATATGGGTGATACTATTGAAGTGAATTCTACTGTTCAATTAGTAGTTTTTAGAATAGTACAAGAAGCTTTGAATAATATAAGAAAACATTCGAATGCTCAAAATGCAGTGGTTAAAATCGAATTTACAGATCAGGTGATTAATTTGATAATTACTGATGATGGAGATGGATTTAATATAAAGGAAAAGCTTGAGGCTAATAAACATAAGAAAGATGGCGGCTTTGGACTATTTATAATGCAAGAGAGAGTAGAACTATTAAATGGAAAAATTAATATACGTAGTAGTGTAGGAATTGGAACTAGTATAAAAGTTTGTGTACCAATAAACAAGGAGTGTGACGCATTTAATGAAAACTAA
- a CDS encoding response regulator, translating into MKTKTNILIADDHALMREGLKQIIELENDMNVIGLAVDGEDAVSKVQKLKPDVVLLDINMPKMNGIQALRRLKDMGLDSKVIILTFHEEREYLFQTMNMGASGYMIKDTESDILVKAIRDVSKGYNYVHPSLAKVIHFKENDKKYEESKKNKLTRREYEVLELIADGKNNKEIAKDLFISEKTVKNHVSNIFKKLEVNDRTQAAIYAYKNNIKPI; encoded by the coding sequence ATGAAAACTAAAACAAATATTTTAATAGCAGATGACCATGCTCTTATGCGTGAAGGCTTAAAACAAATTATTGAGTTAGAAAATGATATGAATGTTATTGGGCTAGCTGTTGATGGAGAGGATGCTGTATCAAAAGTTCAAAAATTAAAGCCAGATGTAGTATTATTAGATATTAATATGCCTAAGATGAATGGTATTCAAGCACTGAGAAGATTAAAGGATATGGGACTTGATTCTAAAGTAATAATACTTACATTCCATGAAGAGAGGGAATATTTATTTCAAACAATGAACATGGGTGCTTCTGGATATATGATTAAAGATACTGAGTCTGACATATTAGTTAAGGCTATAAGAGATGTATCTAAAGGGTATAATTATGTTCACCCTTCTTTAGCAAAGGTTATTCATTTTAAAGAAAATGATAAAAAATATGAAGAAAGTAAGAAAAATAAATTAACAAGAAGAGAATATGAGGTTTTAGAATTAATAGCAGATGGTAAGAATAATAAAGAGATTGCAAAGGATTTATTTATTAGTGAAAAAACAGTTAAGAACCATGTATCTAATATATTTAAGAAGTTAGAAGTAAATGATAGGACTCAAGCTGCAATCTATGCATATAAAAACAATATAAAACCAATATAA
- a CDS encoding aminopeptidase has protein sequence MTLNLGFEFKNGWKCIEEKEKEDLEQLNKRYIEFLNNGKTERECVKEIIKAAEENGFVHIDQFLSKKKKLVQGSKIYVNYKEKSAVLMVMGSEPLEKGMNIVGSHIDSPRLDLKQYPLYEDGNMALLKTHYYGGIKKYQWTAIPLALHGIVIKNSGEKIEINIGKDKDDPVFYISDLLPHLSKNQNEKKLAEAITGEGLNIIIGSIPFNDKDIKDPIKYNVLKILKEKYNIEEKDFLTAEIEAVPAIDAREVGLDRSIIGSYGQDDRVCAYTSLEAILQVKNPTNTAVALFVDKEEVGSMGNTGMQSRFFENIIAELIALKDEKLTDIKIRRSFGNSKVLSADVSCAFDPNYPDVVDKRNVAYLGKGVLVCKYTGARGKSGSNDASAEFIHEISKLFDENEIVWQVGELGKVDQGGGGTIAYILANCGAEVIDCGVPLLSMHAPVELASKMDIYMAYKAYKAFLKA, from the coding sequence TTGACACTAAACTTAGGGTTTGAATTTAAAAATGGTTGGAAGTGTATTGAGGAAAAGGAGAAAGAGGACCTTGAACAATTAAACAAAAGGTATATAGAGTTCCTTAATAACGGTAAAACTGAAAGGGAATGTGTAAAAGAAATAATAAAAGCTGCAGAGGAAAATGGATTTGTACATATAGATCAGTTTTTAAGTAAGAAGAAAAAACTAGTACAAGGAAGTAAAATTTATGTAAATTACAAGGAAAAATCTGCTGTACTTATGGTAATGGGCAGTGAACCTTTAGAAAAGGGCATGAATATAGTAGGTTCTCATATTGATTCTCCAAGATTAGACTTAAAACAATATCCTTTATATGAAGATGGGAACATGGCTCTTTTAAAGACTCACTATTATGGAGGAATCAAAAAATATCAATGGACTGCAATACCATTAGCTCTACATGGTATTGTAATAAAAAATAGTGGAGAAAAAATAGAAATAAATATAGGTAAGGATAAGGATGACCCTGTATTTTACATATCAGATTTATTGCCTCACTTATCTAAAAATCAAAATGAAAAAAAGTTGGCAGAAGCAATCACAGGAGAAGGTTTAAATATTATAATAGGAAGTATACCATTTAATGATAAGGATATAAAAGATCCTATAAAGTATAATGTATTAAAGATATTGAAGGAAAAATATAATATTGAAGAAAAGGATTTTTTAACAGCAGAAATAGAAGCAGTACCAGCAATAGATGCTAGGGAAGTTGGACTAGATAGATCTATTATAGGCTCTTATGGACAGGATGATAGAGTATGTGCTTATACATCCTTAGAAGCTATTTTACAGGTTAAAAATCCAACTAATACGGCAGTGGCCTTATTTGTGGATAAAGAAGAAGTAGGAAGCATGGGAAATACGGGAATGCAGTCTAGATTCTTTGAAAATATTATTGCAGAATTAATAGCTTTAAAAGATGAAAAACTAACAGATATTAAAATTCGAAGAAGTTTTGGAAATTCAAAAGTATTATCTGCCGATGTGAGTTGTGCCTTTGATCCTAACTATCCAGATGTGGTAGACAAAAGGAATGTGGCTTATCTTGGTAAGGGTGTATTAGTATGTAAATACACTGGTGCAAGGGGTAAATCTGGGTCTAATGATGCCAGTGCAGAATTTATCCATGAAATAAGCAAATTATTTGATGAAAATGAAATAGTATGGCAAGTAGGAGAACTTGGAAAGGTGGATCAAGGTGGTGGTGGAACCATAGCCTATATACTAGCTAATTGTGGAGCAGAAGTTATAGATTGTGGAGTGCCCCTTTTAAGCATGCATGCTCCTGTGGAACTTGCTAGTAAAATGGATATATATATGGCATATAAAGCATATAAAGCCTTTTTAAAGGCATAA
- a CDS encoding selenium metabolism-associated LysR family transcriptional regulator, giving the protein MDFKHVETFVTIARLKSFSKAADFLFLTQPTISNHIQNLENALGTTLINRYSKNITLTQAGETFLAYAIEILNKKEEAMSSLKSLGDNISGTLELVCSSIPEQYILPSLISSFSRNYPQVIFRVMHYDSQRVVTDILSGLIDFGFVGNKVSNPSLEYIQIAEDDLVIIAPNISKYKNISTMSLHDLLSERIIIREKGSGTRNFFENMLKKKNIKIEDLNVIAHMQNIQAIKECVKYNLGISIVSSRSIQTEIKYGEIKRICLEDSEATRKFYFVYHKSKFLSPTAQKFKDFILKNSVN; this is encoded by the coding sequence ATGGACTTTAAACACGTGGAAACATTCGTTACAATTGCCCGATTGAAAAGTTTTTCCAAAGCTGCAGATTTTTTATTTTTAACCCAACCTACCATTAGCAATCATATTCAAAATCTTGAAAACGCATTAGGTACTACACTCATTAATAGATATAGCAAAAATATTACCCTTACCCAAGCTGGAGAAACTTTTTTAGCTTACGCAATAGAAATACTAAATAAAAAAGAAGAAGCTATGTCTTCTTTAAAGTCTTTAGGAGATAATATTTCTGGAACTTTAGAATTAGTTTGTAGTTCTATTCCGGAACAATATATTTTACCCTCACTCATAAGTTCATTTAGTAGAAATTATCCCCAAGTAATATTTAGGGTAATGCATTACGACTCACAAAGGGTTGTAACTGATATTTTATCTGGACTTATAGATTTTGGATTTGTGGGAAATAAGGTCTCTAATCCTAGCCTAGAATATATACAAATAGCTGAAGATGATTTAGTTATAATTGCTCCTAACATCTCTAAATATAAAAATATTTCCACCATGAGCTTACATGATCTATTGTCAGAAAGAATTATTATAAGGGAGAAAGGTTCTGGAACTAGAAACTTTTTTGAAAATATGTTAAAAAAGAAAAATATAAAAATCGAAGATTTAAATGTAATAGCTCATATGCAAAATATACAAGCAATAAAAGAATGTGTTAAATATAATCTTGGTATTTCCATCGTTTCAAGTAGATCCATACAGACAGAAATAAAATACGGTGAAATAAAAAGAATATGCCTTGAAGATAGTGAAGCCACTAGAAAATTTTACTTTGTTTATCATAAATCTAAATTTCTTTCTCCTACAGCTCAAAAATTTAAAGATTTCATATTAAAAAACAGCGTAAATTAA
- a CDS encoding YkvA family protein, with the protein MKGLSWVVRNYRRIRATYAHLRNPNTSIFDKILILFSFLYLINPLDLIADPVLGIGIIDDVVVVLFLLSTIGEKLDKYTIKKKTNKKYKNKDLIEDVEYEVFDE; encoded by the coding sequence ATGAAGGGATTATCATGGGTAGTTAGAAACTATAGAAGAATAAGAGCTACATATGCTCATTTGAGAAATCCTAATACAAGTATCTTTGATAAAATTTTAATATTATTTTCTTTTTTATATTTAATAAATCCATTAGACCTTATTGCAGACCCCGTATTAGGCATAGGTATTATTGATGATGTAGTGGTTGTCTTATTTTTATTAAGCACTATAGGTGAAAAATTAGATAAATATACAATTAAGAAAAAGACCAATAAAAAATATAAAAATAAGGATCTAATTGAAGATGTAGAATATGAAGTTTTTGATGAGTAA
- a CDS encoding cob(I)yrinic acid a,c-diamide adenosyltransferase encodes MNKIYTKTGDKGQTSSYDNKRIGKNNIRVESYGTIDELNSFLGLSRNFIEDEEIKDIILKIQEELFLVAGQLATVDEEKFQYKITDTHVKRLEEIIDLYIKKSDKVNKFIVPGTNKASGFLHVSRTICRRAERRIISLSETEEISPTLLKYVNRLSDTIYSIGRYLENEKNYVDFKKSSI; translated from the coding sequence TTGAATAAAATATATACTAAAACTGGTGATAAAGGGCAAACTAGTTCATATGACAATAAACGAATTGGGAAGAATAATATAAGAGTAGAATCCTATGGTACCATAGATGAACTAAATTCTTTTCTAGGCCTAAGTAGAAATTTCATAGAAGATGAAGAAATTAAAGATATAATACTAAAAATTCAAGAGGAACTATTTTTAGTTGCAGGACAATTAGCCACTGTAGATGAAGAAAAATTTCAATACAAAATAACTGATACCCATGTAAAAAGACTTGAAGAAATTATAGACCTTTACATTAAAAAAAGTGACAAGGTAAATAAGTTTATAGTTCCTGGGACTAACAAGGCAAGTGGTTTTTTACATGTGTCTAGGACTATTTGTAGGAGGGCAGAAAGACGAATAATAAGTCTTAGTGAAACAGAAGAAATAAGTCCAACGCTACTAAAATATGTAAATCGTCTTTCGGATACTATATACAGCATAGGAAGATACTTAGAGAATGAAAAGAATTATGTGGATTTTAAAAAGTCATCTATATAG
- the hpt gene encoding hypoxanthine phosphoribosyltransferase, with the protein MDNSIKEVLYSEEKIRNKVKEIADKITEDYQGKEVLLVGVLKGANMFMADLMRQIKLSVNIDFMAVSSYGHSTESSGVVKILKDLDNSIENKHVIIIEDIIDSGLTLQYICENLLSRKPASLKICTLLDKPERRTIDMTVHYKGFNIPDEFIVGYGIDYAEKFRNLPYIGILDRRVYEK; encoded by the coding sequence ATGGATAATAGTATTAAGGAAGTATTATATAGTGAAGAGAAAATAAGAAATAAAGTAAAAGAAATAGCAGATAAAATCACAGAAGATTATCAGGGCAAAGAGGTATTGTTAGTAGGTGTATTAAAGGGTGCTAACATGTTTATGGCTGACTTAATGCGCCAAATTAAATTATCTGTTAATATAGATTTTATGGCAGTATCTAGTTATGGTCATTCAACAGAAAGTTCGGGAGTTGTAAAGATTTTAAAGGATTTGGATAATAGTATAGAGAATAAGCATGTTATAATAATAGAGGACATAATAGACTCAGGATTGACATTACAATACATTTGTGAAAACTTATTATCAAGAAAACCTGCTAGTTTAAAAATATGTACTCTACTAGATAAGCCAGAAAGAAGAACTATTGATATGACAGTACATTATAAGGGATTTAATATTCCAGATGAATTCATTGTAGGATATGGAATTGATTATGCAGAAAAATTTAGAAACTTACCTTACATTGGTATATTAGATAGACGAGTATACGAAAAATAA
- a CDS encoding rubredoxin-like domain-containing protein, which translates to MELFRCEVCGYVHSGDEAPEKCPKCGVDKEKFTEIEEEAADKIVRSDYTNKLQMHLFSLLEEIEAIAEEGIEDDLDPGCVKIFKRAHKDANETKRMIVAELQGHMKKGKWGVE; encoded by the coding sequence ATGGAATTATTTAGATGTGAAGTATGTGGTTATGTTCATTCAGGAGATGAGGCACCAGAAAAATGTCCTAAATGTGGAGTAGATAAGGAGAAATTTACAGAAATAGAAGAAGAGGCTGCGGATAAAATTGTACGTTCAGATTATACAAATAAATTGCAGATGCATTTATTTAGCCTATTAGAAGAAATCGAAGCTATAGCAGAAGAGGGCATTGAAGATGATTTAGATCCAGGATGTGTAAAAATATTTAAAAGAGCACATAAGGATGCCAATGAGACTAAAAGGATGATTGTGGCAGAATTACAAGGACATATGAAAAAAGGGAAATGGGGAGTAGAATAA
- a CDS encoding flavodoxin family protein — MKALVLLGSPRRAMNTDFILDCVIGGLIEKNVEVEKIFLRNMSINHCVDCKACAKTGHCIIDDDMKLLYPKLDEADIIILGSPLYFNSVSSITKTMIDRCEAFWCSKYLLKKSSIDRNKKRKGMFVCTAGSKADNHQFKGATLVADLFFKSVNAEYTHNILIDNTDEKNTKKREKLIEIAYNNGKEIVDELDVRKN; from the coding sequence ATGAAAGCATTGGTTTTATTAGGTAGTCCTAGAAGGGCCATGAACACAGATTTTATTTTAGATTGTGTTATAGGGGGATTAATAGAAAAGAATGTGGAAGTAGAAAAGATTTTTTTAAGAAATATGAGCATAAACCATTGTGTAGATTGTAAGGCATGTGCTAAAACAGGTCATTGCATTATAGATGATGATATGAAACTGTTATACCCGAAATTAGATGAAGCAGATATTATTATATTAGGAAGTCCCTTATATTTTAATTCCGTAAGTAGTATAACAAAAACTATGATTGATAGATGTGAGGCCTTTTGGTGTAGTAAATATTTATTAAAAAAATCTTCTATTGACAGAAATAAAAAGAGAAAGGGAATGTTTGTATGCACTGCAGGTTCAAAGGCTGATAACCATCAGTTTAAAGGGGCTACCTTAGTGGCAGATTTGTTTTTTAAATCTGTTAATGCAGAGTATACCCACAACATATTAATAGATAACACAGATGAAAAAAACACAAAAAAGAGAGAAAAATTAATTGAAATTGCATATAATAATGGAAAAGAAATTGTAGATGAATTAGATGTAAGAAAAAATTAG
- the pduL gene encoding phosphate propanoyltransferase, translating to MSKFYVPVGLSNRHIHLSKKDVEALFGEGYELTRFKDLAQPGQYAAAEKVDMVGPKGTIKGVRVLGPVRKDTQIEISLADGFVLGVKPPVRDSGDIEGSPGVKIVGPKGEVTIDKGVIAAARHIHMHTSDAEAIGVSDRDLVKVKVEGKRGLIFENVLARVHEEFKLEFHVDIEEGNAAGIKNGQELEIIK from the coding sequence ATGTCAAAGTTTTATGTACCAGTAGGATTATCTAACAGACACATTCATTTAAGCAAAAAAGATGTTGAAGCACTATTTGGAGAAGGATATGAGCTTACAAGATTTAAAGACTTAGCTCAACCAGGACAATATGCAGCTGCGGAAAAAGTTGATATGGTAGGTCCTAAGGGAACTATAAAAGGTGTTAGAGTTTTAGGTCCTGTCAGAAAGGATACACAAATTGAAATATCTCTAGCAGATGGATTTGTACTAGGTGTTAAGCCGCCAGTAAGAGATTCAGGAGATATAGAAGGAAGTCCAGGGGTTAAAATTGTAGGACCAAAAGGTGAAGTAACTATAGATAAGGGTGTTATAGCTGCTGCAAGACACATTCACATGCATACTTCAGATGCAGAAGCAATTGGAGTTTCAGATAGAGATTTAGTAAAGGTAAAGGTTGAAGGTAAAAGAGGTTTAATATTTGAAAATGTATTAGCAAGAGTACATGAAGAATTTAAATTAGAATTCCATGTGGATATAGAAGAGGGAAATGCTGCTGGAATTAAGAACGGACAAGAATTAGAAATAATTAAATAA
- a CDS encoding NUDIX hydrolase, whose protein sequence is MEKKFKDMKVIYSGWMKLFKVMVGDRWYEYLKNHDAVAAIVRDKDGKILLVEQFRPALLSNTLEVPAGCIDKENKSREEIMREELIEEAGLEVPIEKIKECITYKPIVGFSSSTMHIYEIQLDIVGENRKIENDDVTGTRWVTMDQIENLIKDERIVDSKTIMSYFYLKGKKGDTKI, encoded by the coding sequence ATGGAGAAAAAATTTAAAGATATGAAAGTTATTTATTCAGGGTGGATGAAGCTATTTAAGGTGATGGTTGGAGATAGATGGTATGAGTACTTAAAGAATCATGATGCGGTGGCTGCCATAGTAAGGGATAAGGATGGGAAAATATTATTGGTAGAACAATTTAGACCAGCCCTGTTATCTAATACATTAGAGGTACCTGCAGGGTGCATTGATAAGGAAAATAAATCTAGAGAAGAGATTATGAGGGAAGAATTAATAGAAGAGGCAGGCCTAGAAGTGCCTATAGAAAAGATAAAGGAATGTATTACCTATAAGCCTATAGTGGGCTTTAGTAGTAGTACTATGCACATTTATGAGATTCAATTAGATATTGTGGGAGAGAACAGAAAAATAGAAAATGATGATGTGACGGGAACAAGATGGGTCACTATGGATCAGATTGAAAATTTAATTAAAGATGAAAGAATAGTAGATAGTAAAACTATAATGTCTTATTTTTATTTGAAGGGGAAAAAGGGTGATACTAAAATATAA
- a CDS encoding M48 family metallopeptidase: MILKYKDIQVNIFFKNRKTLKLEIVDKNQIKVTAPKKTSMNHIFNFIDKNEKWIYEKLSSPKYIKSILDENAKLLFFGEEFPVKIIAHKKEEVYIKDKMIIVNAKDKNEERIKSLLKEWYRYHTRKYIENRVKDFSHKLKLFPGSIRIKDVKTRWGSCSSKRNLNFNLRLAMAPREVIDYVIIHEMCHLVHLNHSKEFWGLVEKILPNYKKYKNHLKELGRNMLL, from the coding sequence GTGATACTAAAATATAAGGACATACAGGTAAATATATTTTTCAAAAATAGAAAAACTTTGAAGTTAGAGATAGTAGATAAAAATCAAATAAAAGTAACAGCTCCTAAAAAAACTAGTATGAATCATATTTTTAACTTTATAGATAAAAATGAGAAATGGATATATGAAAAACTTTCTTCCCCAAAATATATTAAAAGTATACTTGATGAGAATGCAAAACTCCTATTCTTTGGTGAGGAATTCCCAGTAAAAATAATAGCTCATAAAAAAGAAGAGGTATATATAAAGGATAAAATGATCATAGTTAATGCAAAGGACAAAAATGAAGAAAGAATTAAATCCTTACTAAAGGAGTGGTATAGATACCATACTAGAAAGTATATAGAAAATAGAGTGAAAGATTTTAGCCATAAACTTAAATTATTTCCGGGTAGTATACGAATAAAGGATGTAAAGACTAGATGGGGCAGTTGTAGCAGTAAAAGAAATTTGAATTTTAATTTGAGATTAGCTATGGCCCCTAGGGAAGTTATAGATTATGTAATCATACATGAAATGTGTCACCTAGTCCATCTTAATCACTCAAAGGAATTTTGGGGGTTAGTTGAAAAAATACTGCCTAATTATAAAAAATATAAAAACCACCTTAAAGAACTTGGAAGAAATATGTTATTATAG
- a CDS encoding YcxB family protein — MRAEVKLTLEDIINFNTNRGNRNIANRFLNITGKISLVVLPFALIGKYIMNYNISESMLLVLVSIPILKFVLTPLNVRWLSKRTMRKNKILRATQIYEFHEKGVKIKIDEMEAEMKWSQFQMIVESKEYFELYISSMQAYIIPKRCVDDPKELGELMKAKKKEKYYKM; from the coding sequence GTGAGAGCAGAAGTGAAATTAACTCTTGAGGATATTATAAACTTTAATACTAACAGGGGAAATAGGAATATTGCCAATAGATTTTTAAATATAACAGGTAAGATATCCTTAGTAGTACTACCCTTTGCACTTATAGGTAAATACATTATGAATTATAATATATCAGAGAGTATGTTATTAGTTTTAGTATCAATACCAATATTAAAGTTTGTATTAACTCCATTAAATGTGAGATGGTTGTCTAAGAGAACTATGAGAAAAAATAAAATACTTAGGGCTACTCAAATATACGAATTTCATGAAAAGGGAGTTAAAATAAAAATTGACGAAATGGAAGCTGAAATGAAATGGTCTCAATTTCAAATGATAGTAGAAAGTAAGGAGTATTTCGAGCTATACATAAGTTCTATGCAAGCCTATATAATTCCTAAGAGATGTGTAGATGATCCAAAGGAATTAGGTGAGCTTATGAAGGCTAAGAAAAAAGAAAAATATTATAAAATGTAA